TCGAACCGTAGGGATCAGCTCCGATAATTTTTATATTTGGATTTTTTTCTTTTAAAAATTTTGAAGTGCCGCTGATTGTTCCGCCTGTTCCGATGCCTGAAACGAAATGAGTAATTTTTCCGTCAGTATCTCTCCAGATTTCAGGTCCGGTTGTCCGGTAGTGGCTTCCTGGATTTTCGGGATTAGCGTATTGATAAATGAAAATCGAGTTTGGAGTTTCTTCGTGAATTCTTCGTGCTGTGTTCACATAATGTTCGGGTGAATCTGCTTTTGCCGAAAGCGGTTTTACGATAACTTCAGCTCCAAGCGCGCGAAGATAATTTCTTTTTTCTGGAGCAGCTTTATCGGTCATCACGAAAACTGTTTTATAACCTTTTATTGCGGCAACAAGCGCAACACCTATGCCTGTATTGCCGCTTGTTCCTTCGACAATTGTCCCGCCGGGCTTTAGCTGTCCTTCACGTTCGGCAGCTTCAATCATTGCAAGACCTATTCTGTCTTTTACGCTTCCGCCCGGATTCAAGGATTCTATTTTTGCGAATACCTGCGCTTTAACTCCTTTTGCAAGATGGTTGATTTTTACAAGCGGCGTATTGCCGACAAGCTCAAGAATGTTATTATAATATTTCATTTAATCTTTTCCCGACAGACAAGAACGCCTGCCGTACTAATTTTTTAAAATTATTAATTATTCGTTACTAATTGGTTTCATTAAAGGAAAGAAAATTACATCTCTAATTGTATGCGAATCTGTCAAAAGCATAACAAGACGGTCAACACCCATCCCGACACCGGTAGTCGGAGGCATACCGACTTCAATGGCTTTAAGAAAATCTTCATCGAGAGGATGAGTTTCTTCCTCACCTCCTCGACCGCGCTCGACCTGCTCTTCAAGAAGCTTTCGTTGAAGCACAGGGTCGTTAAGCTCTGTGTAGGAATTTCCAAGTTCCCATTTGAATATATAAGGCTCAAATCTTTCGACAAAAATAATCTGTTCAGGATCATTTTTCATTTCTTCGAGTTGCTGCATCGAATATTCGCGAAGCGGTTTACATAATGGAGTTGTATCCATAGGGAAGTCATAAACAAAAGTCGGTTGAACCAAATCTTCTTCGCAAGTTTCTTCGAATAAGTTTGCAATAACAAGTCCCTTGCTGTGCATAATTTTCGGGTCACAGTTGATATTGTTCTTATTCATGTAATCGATGATTTCGGATTTTTTCATATTCAAAATATCGAGTCCTGTTTTTTCTTTAATGGCATCGACCATTCTTACTCTCTTCCACGGACGGGCAAAATTCAATTCAACTCCCTGATAAGATACCTTTGTAGTTTCATTAACTGCGAGACAAGCTTTTTCGACAACTTCTTCGAATAAATTCATACTGTCATTGTAATCACCGTATGCCTGGTACCATTCAACCTGTGTGAACTCAGGATTATGAGTTCTGTCAATGCCTTCATTTCTGAAATCACGGACAAATTCATAGATGCGGTTGAACCCGCCAACGATAAGCCGTTTCAGATAAAGCTCGTTTGAAATTCTTAAATAAAGAGGAATATCGAGTGCGTTATGATGCGTAATGAACGGCTTTGCGTTCGCTCCTCCATAAACTGACTGTAATGTCGGTGTTTCAACTTCAAAGAAATTATATTCTTCAAGAGTTCTTTTTATAGACTGAATAATCTTTGTTCTTTTTATGAATGTTTCTTTAACGTGTTCGTTGACAATCAAATCAATATAACGCTGTCTGTAGCGAAGTTCAACGTCTGCAAAAGCATCGTGAATAATTTTCTCACCTGTTTCGGAAACTTCTTCTTTAACAACAGGAAGCGGCTGTAAAGATTTTGTAAGAAGCTCAAAGTTTGTCGCGTGAATTGAAACTTCTCCTGTTTTTGTTCTGAAAACATATCCTGTTACGCCGATAATATCGCCGATATCGAGAAGCTTTAATAAATTATATTTGTCATCACCGATTTCATCTTTCTTAATGTAAATCTGGATTTTGCCTTTGTCGTCTTTTATGTGGCAAAAAGTTGCTTTGCCCATTTTGCGCACAGCCATAATTCTGCCTGCAATAGAAACGACGTTTTCTTTTTGCTTTTCCTTTTCCTCATCGTTTGCAGCATCAACGTATGCCTCGATAATATCTTTTGAGTTTGCTGTAACGTCGAACCTATGGGGATAAGGATTTATACCCAGCTTTTTTATTTCTTCAAGCTCTTCTAAGCGTCTTTTTACAAGGTCATTAACTTCTATCATTTTTTGTTTTTAGCTTTTGTTTTACTCTTTGTGTTATCGGTGTTAATGTTGTTTTCTAATTTTTGTATATCTGCAGGAGAAAGTTTTTTCGATTCACCCGGTTTCAAATCACCGAGTTTTAATCCGCCGTATTCGCTTCTGTGAAGCTTGTTCACGAAGTATCCGAACCTCTCAAACATTTTCCGCACCTGTCTGTTTCGTCCTTCGCGGATTGAAATTGTAACATATCTATGGTCGCGCGGATTTGTCAGCTTTACAATTGCAGGTTCGGTTTTTTTTCTGTCGATTAAAATTCCTTTTTCAAGAAGGGCTTTTATCTTCTCATCAAGAGGTTTTGACAACTTAACTTCGTATGTCTTATAAACTTTATAGCGCGGGTGCATCAGCTCATTCGCAAATTCACCATCGTTAGTTAAAAGAAGAAGTCCCGTCGAGTCATAATCAAGACGTCCGATGGGATAAATCTTATCTTTAAGCTTTATTAAATCAACAACTGTCGTTCTGTGTTTGTCATCAGTAACTGCTGAGATAACCCGCGTGGGTTTGTTCAGCATTATGTAAATCTTTTTATCGGAGACTTTTATAAGCTCGCCGTCAACCCTGATTTTATCTTTTGCAGGATTAATTATGAATCCCGGTTCCGATATTGTAATGTTGTTAAGTGTTACGCGTCCCTGCAAAATGTATTCATCAGCATCACGGCGTGAAATGTTATAGTTATTGGCTATAAACTTATTAATTCGTGTCGTTCCGTTCTTTTCTGTCATTGTCGCTTTCGTTGTCTTTTTCTTCCGGCAAATCTTCTTCTATGTAGTTAATTGCATTAATTTCGTATTCGGAATTTTGAACTTCAATTTCATTAATTTCATTGTTGTTTATTTCAGTACTAGGTATCTCTGTAATCTCTCCCTCTTTTAACTCATTAGCGGTAAATTCAATCTTTTCCGAGAAGCCAAGATTTGAAGTCATTGAGTTAAATAAATCAATGTCGGCTTCAGTTATGCCTTCTACTTTTTCGTATTTTAAAATATCGTTAATCTCTTTTAATTTCGGTAAATCTTCGATTGCATTGATGCCGAGAACTTTCAGAAAGTTTTTTGTCGTCGAATATAAAATTGGTCGCCCGGGTGAGTTTGCGCGTCCTGAAATCGTAATTAAATCTCTTTCTAAAAGCGAATTTACGATGTAATCAACGTTCACACCCCGTATAAATTCCATATCAGCTCGTGTTATCGGCTGTTTGTATGCAATGATTGCTAGCGTTTCGATTGCAGACGGTGAAAGTTTCTTCTTCTGACGTTCACTGAAAAGTTTGCCGATGTATAATGCAAATTGTTTCTTTGTTGAATACTGATATCCGCCTGCGACCTGAATTATCTCAAAAGAACATCCCGCATCAATGTATGTTTTATTAAGGTCGGCAATATTTGCTTCAATTTCTTTGACGCTTAATTTAATATTAAAGCCGTCAAGAATTTCTTTTATCTGCTTTGAAGAAATTTCTTCCTCTGAAGCAAAGATGAGCGATTCGATTGTATTTCTATAATCTAAATTCATACGATTGCAGGCAGTAAGGATTTTTTTCTCACAACAAATCTGGAATAATCATTCGGGTCAACGATAAGCTCGACATATTTATCAAGCGCAAGCTGAAGCACACTCAGAAATGTGCAGATTACTTCAAGCTTCTCCTTCATCTGGCTTATCAATACGCTAAACTCTATTTCGTTTTTTTTATCGAGCGTCATTAAAAGAAATTCTTTTTGTGTGTCCGTTGTAATGTCGAGAATTTCAATCGGGTGAACTATCTCGGGTCTGAACCCTATAACTGCACTTCGATAACCTTTTATTAAATTCAGAATTGTTAAATTTTTCAAGCTCTTATCAAGCATAATGTCGGAATCATATTCACGCGGGTCACTTTCATTATATCCTCTTGTAAACATTAATTTTGCGTCCTGTTCAAGTATTGCAAGCTCATCCGCCGCATCTTTGAAGCGCTTATATTCAAGTAGCTTTCTCACAAGCACATAACGCGGGTCTTCTTCATAACCGTCTTCGACAGCAACTTCCTGTGGAAGTAACATTCGAGCTTTTATCTTCATCAGTTCCGCAGCCATCAAAAGAAACTCGCCTGCAAGCTCTATGTCAAGATCTTGCAGATATTCAATATAGCCGATATAATCCTTTGTGATTTTTGAAATCGGAATGTCGTGGATGTTCAGCTCTTCTTCTTTTACAAAGTGAAGAAGAATATCGAGCGGACCTTCAAACTCAGGCAGTCTGGCATAGTAGTCCCTGCTTTTAGGAACGTATGAACTTAAAGTAAGAATATTTGCCTGCTCGTTTTGAGGGGTGTCTTCCATAAAGTAATAAAATACTTATATTTATGGATTTAATAAATGAAAAACTGAGTAAATATTATGAAATAAAATTGTGAATCTTTTGTAAAACTAATGCAAGATTGGAGCTTTTTATTGATGATAGTTTTCTATCTATCATAGAAATTTCTAATGTGAAAATTTTATGACATCGGATTTCACTTTCATACAATAAAGGATTTGTTAGAATGCTATTTTCTAATTTATAAGAAAATTTATCATTATGTAAATTTGATGTAATCTGAGTGCAAATTATATCCTTAGTCTTATTTACTTCTGAGTTAGAAATAATCAGTGCAGGTCTTAATTTAAAATTTGATAAATTTGAGAAAGGGAATTTGACAAGAATAATATCACCTTGGTTGAAATCTGTCATTTCAAATCATCCCAACGGGAATCATTAACTGTATTCCAATCTTCAGATAAAATTTGTTCGGATAAAAGATAAGTTAGCTTAGTTAGACCTTTATCAGATAAAGACCATTCATTCTTAAGCTTTTGAAAAAAGTTAAATAATAAATGAAGCTCGTTGTCATTTAATGAATTTATATAGTTTAATATAAATTCTTTTTCGGCCAGTAAATTTATGTTACTCATATTATATAAATTATCAAATTATTTCTCATTTTCCAACATAAATTTTGCATCGTTAAGACGGCGTAAACCTTCTTTATCAAGTTTTGGATAGGAAAGTTTCAAGTTCTTCATTGTGTGCTTTAAAATATTTGCGACAGCAAGACGTGAATACCATTTGTTGTCGGCAGGTATGATATACCACGGCGCATATTCAGTCGACGTGTTGCTTATTGCCTCTGCGTAAGCTTTCATATAGTCATCCCAATATTGCCTTTCCGTTACATCGCTTTCAGAGAATTTCCAGTTCTTATGTTCGTCATCGATGCGCGCGAGAAATCTTTTCTTTTGTTCATCTTTTGATAAGTTCAGATAAAATTTAATTACAATTGTCCCATTTTGAAAAAGCGTTCTTTCGAAATTTCTAATTTGTTTATACCGCTCCTGCCAGAAATCATTGTTTACATTATCCATTGAATTAATTCCCGGGATATTTTGCTTTAAAATATATTCCGGATGAACTTTAGTAACAAGAACTTCCTCATAGTGTGAGCGGTTGAAAATTGTAATCTCTCCCCGTTTAGGAACGACCTTCCAGTGTCTCCAGAGAAAATTATGCTCGAGTTCTTCACTTGACGGCTGTTTGAAGCTATGAACTACACAACCTTCAGGATTTAGTCCCCGCATAACATGTTTTATTAAGCCGTCTTTGCCTGCAGTATCCATTGCCTGCAAAACAATTAACATCGAATACGAATTATCAGCATAAAACACATCCTGAAGCTCAAACATTTCTTCAACATCCTTTTCAAGCTGTTCCTTCGCGCTATCTTTGTCTTTGAAATCGTTGGTATAGCAAGGATCATAATTTTTTAACGATATTTTTTTATCGGGAGGAACGAGAAGCGATTTATCTTTATACATTTTAATACATTTA
The DNA window shown above is from Ignavibacteria bacterium and carries:
- the lysS gene encoding lysine--tRNA ligase; this encodes MIEVNDLVKRRLEELEEIKKLGINPYPHRFDVTANSKDIIEAYVDAANDEEKEKQKENVVSIAGRIMAVRKMGKATFCHIKDDKGKIQIYIKKDEIGDDKYNLLKLLDIGDIIGVTGYVFRTKTGEVSIHATNFELLTKSLQPLPVVKEEVSETGEKIIHDAFADVELRYRQRYIDLIVNEHVKETFIKRTKIIQSIKRTLEEYNFFEVETPTLQSVYGGANAKPFITHHNALDIPLYLRISNELYLKRLIVGGFNRIYEFVRDFRNEGIDRTHNPEFTQVEWYQAYGDYNDSMNLFEEVVEKACLAVNETTKVSYQGVELNFARPWKRVRMVDAIKEKTGLDILNMKKSEIIDYMNKNNINCDPKIMHSKGLVIANLFEETCEEDLVQPTFVYDFPMDTTPLCKPLREYSMQQLEEMKNDPEQIIFVERFEPYIFKWELGNSYTELNDPVLQRKLLEEQVERGRGGEEETHPLDEDFLKAIEVGMPPTTGVGMGVDRLVMLLTDSHTIRDVIFFPLMKPISNE
- a CDS encoding pseudouridine synthase → MTEKNGTTRINKFIANNYNISRRDADEYILQGRVTLNNITISEPGFIINPAKDKIRVDGELIKVSDKKIYIMLNKPTRVISAVTDDKHRTTVVDLIKLKDKIYPIGRLDYDSTGLLLLTNDGEFANELMHPRYKVYKTYEVKLSKPLDEKIKALLEKGILIDRKKTEPAIVKLTNPRDHRYVTISIREGRNRQVRKMFERFGYFVNKLHRSEYGGLKLGDLKPGESKKLSPADIQKLENNINTDNTKSKTKAKNKK
- the scpB gene encoding SMC-Scp complex subunit ScpB gives rise to the protein MNLDYRNTIESLIFASEEEISSKQIKEILDGFNIKLSVKEIEANIADLNKTYIDAGCSFEIIQVAGGYQYSTKKQFALYIGKLFSERQKKKLSPSAIETLAIIAYKQPITRADMEFIRGVNVDYIVNSLLERDLITISGRANSPGRPILYSTTKNFLKVLGINAIEDLPKLKEINDILKYEKVEGITEADIDLFNSMTSNLGFSEKIEFTANELKEGEITEIPSTEINNNEINEIEVQNSEYEINAINYIEEDLPEEKDNESDNDRKERNDTN
- a CDS encoding segregation/condensation protein A; its protein translation is MEDTPQNEQANILTLSSYVPKSRDYYARLPEFEGPLDILLHFVKEEELNIHDIPISKITKDYIGYIEYLQDLDIELAGEFLLMAAELMKIKARMLLPQEVAVEDGYEEDPRYVLVRKLLEYKRFKDAADELAILEQDAKLMFTRGYNESDPREYDSDIMLDKSLKNLTILNLIKGYRSAVIGFRPEIVHPIEILDITTDTQKEFLLMTLDKKNEIEFSVLISQMKEKLEVICTFLSVLQLALDKYVELIVDPNDYSRFVVRKKSLLPAIV
- a CDS encoding polyphosphate kinase 2 family protein, producing MYKDKSLLVPPDKKISLKNYDPCYTNDFKDKDSAKEQLEKDVEEMFELQDVFYADNSYSMLIVLQAMDTAGKDGLIKHVMRGLNPEGCVVHSFKQPSSEELEHNFLWRHWKVVPKRGEITIFNRSHYEEVLVTKVHPEYILKQNIPGINSMDNVNNDFWQERYKQIRNFERTLFQNGTIVIKFYLNLSKDEQKKRFLARIDDEHKNWKFSESDVTERQYWDDYMKAYAEAISNTSTEYAPWYIIPADNKWYSRLAVANILKHTMKNLKLSYPKLDKEGLRRLNDAKFMLENEK